One Aquamicrobium sp. genomic region harbors:
- the fabZ gene encoding 3-hydroxyacyl-ACP dehydratase FabZ: MAEQAAALESVDILGLLRLLPHRYPFLLVDRIVDIDGDNSAVGIKNVTFNEPHFQGHFPGQPVMPGVLIVEAMAQTAGAICIRSTGEDKPSLVYFMTIDNAKFRRPVVPGDRLEIHVRKLKQRGNIWRFACEALVDGTKAAEAEISAMMSPKPAA, from the coding sequence ATGGCTGAACAGGCGGCGGCGCTCGAAAGCGTCGATATTCTCGGGCTTCTGCGGCTCCTGCCGCATCGCTATCCGTTTCTCCTCGTCGACCGCATCGTCGACATCGACGGCGACAATTCCGCCGTCGGGATCAAGAACGTCACCTTCAACGAGCCGCATTTCCAGGGCCATTTCCCCGGCCAGCCGGTGATGCCGGGCGTCCTCATCGTCGAGGCGATGGCGCAGACGGCGGGCGCGATCTGCATCCGCTCGACCGGCGAGGACAAGCCCTCGCTCGTTTATTTCATGACAATCGACAACGCCAAGTTCCGCCGGCCGGTCGTGCCGGGCGACAGGCTGGAAATCCATGTCCGCAAGCTGAAGCAGCGCGGCAACATCTGGCGGTTCGCCTGCGAGGCGCTGGTCGACGGCACCAAGGCGGCAGAAGCCGAGATTTCCGCCATGATGTCGCCGAAGCCGGCCGCCTGA
- a CDS encoding LpxI family protein: MAGIEPSTTTDEAGRGRIAVIAGGGTLPVAVVRTLIARGNAPFVAVVEGEADDADYDGAERFSVSVEDLGPLLSRLRKEGVGRVVLAGLIERRPRLLSIRWSFRLLAGLPRAAAGLVSGDDGLLRAVIGMMEANGIAVVGAHEIVPDLLTPEGVMTRARPSASDRRDIEAAAIAARAIGRLDIGQAAIAIGGRAVALEGIEGTDGLLARTAQMRGHGRLAGKAGGVLVKCCKPQQDRRADLPAIGPQTIEGAKAAGLSGIALDAGASFILDFSQTVALADREGLFVVGLKPEAGA, encoded by the coding sequence ATGGCGGGGATTGAGCCATCCACCACCACTGACGAGGCCGGGCGAGGGCGCATCGCCGTCATAGCCGGCGGAGGCACGTTGCCCGTCGCCGTGGTCCGCACCCTGATCGCCAGAGGAAACGCCCCCTTCGTCGCCGTGGTCGAGGGCGAGGCCGACGATGCCGACTACGATGGCGCCGAGCGTTTTTCCGTTTCCGTCGAGGATCTCGGCCCGCTGCTGTCGCGCCTGCGCAAGGAAGGCGTCGGCCGGGTCGTGCTCGCCGGCCTTATCGAGCGCCGGCCGCGCCTTCTTTCCATACGCTGGTCGTTTCGGCTGCTGGCCGGCCTGCCGCGCGCCGCCGCCGGCCTCGTGAGCGGCGACGACGGCCTGCTGCGCGCCGTCATCGGCATGATGGAGGCGAACGGCATCGCGGTCGTCGGCGCGCACGAGATCGTGCCCGACCTGCTGACGCCGGAGGGCGTGATGACGCGCGCAAGACCGTCCGCGTCCGACCGGCGCGACATCGAGGCGGCGGCAATAGCCGCGCGCGCCATCGGCAGGCTCGACATCGGCCAGGCGGCGATCGCCATCGGCGGCCGCGCGGTCGCGCTCGAGGGTATCGAGGGTACGGACGGGCTTCTGGCGCGCACCGCGCAGATGCGCGGCCACGGCCGGCTGGCCGGCAAGGCCGGCGGCGTCCTCGTCAAGTGCTGCAAGCCGCAGCAGGACCGCCGCGCCGACCTGCCGGCGATCGGGCCGCAGACGATCGAAGGCGCGAAGGCGGCGGGGCTTTCCGGCATCGCCCTCGACGCCGGCGCCTCGTTCATCCTCGATTTTTCGCAGACCGTCGCGCTCGCCGACAGGGAAGGGCTGTTCGTCGTCGGCCTGAAGCCGGAGGCCGGCGCATGA
- the lpxA gene encoding acyl-ACP--UDP-N-acetylglucosamine O-acyltransferase — MSGTVIHPSAVVEPGARLGVDVEIGPLCYVGSGVVLGDRVRLANQVSVIGDTAIGAGTQVQAFAALGGLPQDRKHKGGPSTLTVGENCDIRESVTMHRGTDYGRAATVVGNNGFFLAYSHVAHDCIVGDNVTLTHASTLGGHCEVGDGAIIGGHAAVHQFVRIGHHAFIAGMAAVVGDVIPYGMAMGDRARLRGFNIIGLKRAGMSRSELGTMRAAYRMLFSPEKTVAENAEEVRKAFADSAAVMDILDFLTSRGKRHFTVPALGDRGEDAGDGGD, encoded by the coding sequence ATGAGCGGAACCGTCATCCATCCGAGCGCGGTGGTCGAGCCGGGCGCCAGGCTCGGCGTCGATGTCGAGATCGGGCCGCTTTGCTATGTCGGTTCCGGCGTGGTGCTGGGCGACCGCGTCCGCCTCGCCAACCAGGTCTCCGTCATCGGCGACACCGCCATCGGCGCCGGCACGCAGGTCCAGGCCTTCGCCGCGCTCGGCGGCCTGCCGCAGGACAGGAAGCACAAGGGCGGCCCCTCGACGCTGACCGTCGGCGAGAACTGCGACATCCGCGAATCCGTCACCATGCATCGCGGCACCGATTACGGCCGCGCCGCCACCGTCGTCGGCAACAACGGCTTTTTCCTCGCCTATTCGCACGTCGCCCATGATTGCATCGTCGGCGACAACGTCACGCTGACGCATGCCTCCACCCTCGGCGGCCATTGCGAGGTCGGCGACGGCGCTATCATCGGCGGCCACGCCGCCGTGCACCAGTTCGTGCGCATCGGCCACCACGCCTTCATCGCCGGCATGGCCGCCGTCGTCGGCGACGTCATTCCCTACGGCATGGCCATGGGCGACCGGGCGCGGCTGCGCGGCTTCAACATCATCGGCCTCAAGCGGGCGGGAATGAGTCGCAGCGAGCTCGGCACCATGCGCGCCGCCTATCGCATGCTGTTCTCGCCGGAAAAGACCGTGGCCGAGAACGCGGAGGAGGTCCGCAAGGCCTTCGCCGATTCCGCGGCGGTGATGGACATCCTCGATTTCCTGACCAGCCGCGGCAAGCGGCACTTCACCGTGCCGGCGCTCGGCGACCGTGGCGAAGACGCCGGCGATGGCGGGGATTGA
- a CDS encoding lipid-A-disaccharide synthase, whose product MTGPGPLRIGVVAGEESGDLLAADLVAALSRRTGRPVELVGVGGRHLAALGLEPLFDGSEIALMGFTAVLRDLPRLMRRIGQTAAAIAEARPDCLITVDSPDFSLRVAKKVRAAAPGIPIVHYVCPSVWAWRPGRAAAMRAHVDKVLCVLPFEPEALRRLDGPEGVYVGHRLTAHPGVLAARAAQTARTAGTGDRPQRLLVLPGSRRSEVRRLLGPFGETLCALGQRNNTFEVIVPTVPHVAPLVEEAVSDWPVRTRVVTGEEGKWQAFGEADAALAASGTVSLELALCGVPMVSCYRTDWILSAIMPFVTVWSASLPNLIADWPVVPEAYNEYLRPAYLARLIEQLWADTPVRAAQVDGLAQVAARMTTERPAGDLAAEEVLSRIGSAQDQL is encoded by the coding sequence ATGACCGGGCCGGGTCCGCTGCGCATCGGCGTCGTTGCCGGCGAGGAATCGGGCGACCTGCTCGCCGCCGACCTCGTCGCCGCGCTGTCGCGCCGGACGGGCCGGCCGGTCGAGCTCGTCGGCGTCGGCGGCCGTCATCTCGCCGCGCTCGGCCTGGAGCCGCTGTTCGACGGCTCGGAGATCGCCCTGATGGGCTTCACCGCCGTGCTGCGCGACCTGCCGCGGCTGATGCGGCGGATCGGCCAGACCGCCGCTGCCATCGCCGAGGCGCGGCCCGATTGCCTGATCACCGTCGACAGCCCGGATTTTTCGCTGCGGGTGGCGAAGAAGGTGCGCGCCGCCGCGCCCGGCATCCCCATTGTCCATTATGTCTGCCCCAGCGTCTGGGCCTGGCGGCCCGGCCGGGCGGCGGCGATGCGCGCTCATGTCGACAAGGTGCTGTGCGTCCTGCCGTTCGAGCCCGAGGCGCTCCGGCGGCTCGACGGCCCCGAGGGCGTCTATGTCGGCCACCGGCTGACGGCGCATCCGGGCGTTCTCGCCGCGCGGGCGGCGCAGACGGCCCGGACCGCCGGCACAGGGGACAGACCACAGCGGCTGCTCGTGCTTCCCGGCTCGCGCCGCAGCGAGGTGCGCCGGCTGCTAGGGCCCTTCGGCGAGACGCTGTGCGCCCTCGGCCAGCGCAACAACACATTCGAGGTGATCGTCCCGACCGTGCCGCATGTCGCCCCCCTTGTCGAGGAAGCCGTGTCGGACTGGCCGGTGCGCACGCGTGTCGTCACCGGCGAGGAGGGCAAGTGGCAGGCTTTCGGGGAGGCCGACGCCGCGCTCGCCGCCTCCGGCACCGTATCGCTCGAGCTTGCGCTGTGCGGCGTGCCGATGGTGTCGTGCTACCGCACGGACTGGATCCTGTCGGCCATCATGCCGTTCGTCACCGTCTGGTCGGCCTCGCTGCCGAACCTCATCGCCGACTGGCCGGTCGTGCCGGAGGCCTACAACGAATATCTGCGGCCAGCCTATCTCGCGCGGCTGATCGAGCAGCTATGGGCCGACACACCGGTGCGCGCGGCGCAGGTGGACGGCCTCGCCCAGGTGGCCGCGCGGATGACGACCGAGCGCCCGGCCGGCGACCTCGCCGCCGAAGAGGTGCTGTCGCGGATCGGGAGTGCTCAGGATCAGCTTTAG
- the gltA gene encoding citrate synthase: MSSSTAKLDFDGKTQEFKVRKGSVGPDVIDISALYSTTGAFTYDPGFTSTASCESKITYIDGDEGMLLHRGYPIEQLAEHGDFLEVCYLLLYGELPTKSQKDDFDYRVTHHTMVHEQMSKFFSGFRRDAHPMAVMCGVVGALSAFYHDSIDISDPHQRMVASIRLIAKMPTIAAMAYKYHIGQPFVYPKNDLNYAANFLHMCFAVPCDEYKVNPVLARAMERIFILHADHEQNASTSTVRLAGSSGANPFACIAAGIACLWGPAHGGANEAALNMLAEIGSVDRIPEFVARAKDKNDPFRLMGFGHRVYKNYDPRAKIMQQTTHEVLGELGIKDDPLLDVAMELERIALTDEYFIEKKLYPNIDFYSGITLKALGFPTTMFTVLFALARTVGWIAQWKEMIEDPSQKIGRPRQLYTGHPSRDYVPIAKR; this comes from the coding sequence ATGAGCAGTTCGACCGCAAAGCTTGATTTCGACGGCAAGACCCAAGAATTCAAGGTCCGAAAAGGGTCGGTCGGGCCGGATGTCATCGACATCAGCGCGCTCTACTCCACCACCGGCGCCTTCACCTACGATCCCGGCTTCACCTCGACCGCGAGCTGCGAGTCGAAGATCACCTATATCGACGGCGACGAGGGCATGCTGCTGCATCGCGGCTACCCGATCGAGCAGCTTGCCGAGCACGGCGACTTCCTCGAGGTCTGCTACCTGCTGCTCTATGGCGAGCTGCCGACAAAATCGCAGAAGGACGATTTCGACTACCGCGTCACGCACCACACCATGGTGCACGAGCAGATGTCGAAATTCTTCTCCGGCTTCCGCCGCGACGCGCATCCGATGGCGGTGATGTGCGGCGTCGTCGGCGCGCTGTCGGCCTTCTACCACGACTCGATCGACATCTCCGACCCGCACCAGCGCATGGTCGCCTCGATCCGGCTGATCGCCAAGATGCCGACCATCGCCGCCATGGCCTACAAGTACCATATCGGCCAGCCGTTCGTTTACCCCAAGAACGACCTCAACTACGCCGCCAACTTCCTCCATATGTGCTTCGCGGTGCCGTGCGACGAGTACAAGGTCAATCCCGTGCTCGCCCGCGCCATGGAGCGCATCTTCATCCTCCACGCCGACCACGAGCAGAACGCCTCGACCTCGACGGTGCGCCTAGCCGGCTCGTCCGGGGCCAACCCGTTCGCCTGCATCGCCGCCGGCATCGCCTGCCTGTGGGGCCCGGCGCATGGCGGCGCCAACGAGGCGGCGCTGAACATGCTGGCCGAGATCGGCTCGGTCGACCGCATCCCCGAATTCGTCGCCCGCGCCAAGGACAAGAACGACCCGTTCCGCCTGATGGGCTTCGGCCACCGTGTCTACAAGAACTACGACCCGCGCGCCAAGATCATGCAACAGACCACGCACGAGGTGCTGGGCGAGCTCGGCATCAAGGACGACCCGCTGCTGGACGTCGCCATGGAGCTGGAGCGCATCGCGCTGACCGACGAGTATTTCATCGAGAAGAAGCTCTATCCGAACATCGACTTCTATTCCGGCATCACGCTGAAGGCGCTCGGCTTCCCGACCACCATGTTCACCGTGCTGTTCGCGCTGGCCCGCACCGTCGGCTGGATCGCGCAGTGGAAGGAGATGATCGAGGACCCGAGCCAGAAGATCGGCCGTCCGCGCCAGCTCTACACCGGCCACCCGTCGCGCGACTACGTGCCGATCGCCAAGCGCTGA